The Mycobacterium riyadhense sequence ACGAAACATGATTGCCGACGCGCCGCCGGTGCGGGAGTCGGTGTGGCGGACCACTTTGGCAAGCGCCCGCAGGCTCAGGCCGCTTGCTTCGGCCAGCCGCTCCGCCTCGGCCGCGGCCGCATAGGAGATAAACGTCAACATGTTGCGCGCCAGCTTCATCCTGGTCCCCGCGCCCGGCTCGCCGGCGTGGATCACCACCGATGCCCACCGCGAAAACGGCTCTTTGATCCGTTGGAACGTCTCGTCGTCGGCGCCCACCATGGTTGCCAGATCACCGTTGGCGGCCGCGCCCGCGCCGCCGCTGACCGGGGCGTCCACGATGTGAATCCCTTGCGGCTGGAACTCGCGTGCCAGCTCAACGGCGGTGGTGTCACTGATCGTGGAATGGATCGCGATGATGGTCCCGGGCTTGGCGTGCGCCGCCAGTCCGTCGTCCCCGGTGATCACCTGGCGCACCTGCGCGTCGTCGAACACGGTGATGCTGATGACGTCGGCATCGGCGACTTCGGCGACGCTGCCCGCCGCGGTGGCGCCGCCGTCGACGAAGGGGGTCATGGCCTCGGCGCGCATATCGAAGACCGTCAGGCCGCCCGGCCAGTCGAGGTAGCGCTTGGCCATTGGCGCGCCCTGGTTGCCCAGGCCGATGTATCCGAGCTTTAGACCTTCAGCCATTTGCGCCGCTCCTCCTCATCACTTCGTTCTGCATCGTCGCCGGCGCGGGCCATTTGCGCCGCTCCTCCTCATCACTTCGTTCTGCATCGTCGCCGGCGGTGGCCATTTGCGCCGCTCCTCCTCATCACTTCGTTCTGCATCGTCGCCGGCGCGGGCCATTTGCGCCGCTCCTCCTCATCACTTCGTTCTGCATCGTCGCCGGCGGTGGCTCATGATCGGATGATCTGTCCGCCATCGACATTGAAGATCTGCCCGGTGATCCAGGAGGCCTGGTCGCTGAGCAGGAACAGGCACATGCCCACCAGATCGTCTGGTGTGCCCATCCGGGACAGCGGCATCTGCTTGACCATGTCTTTGACGAATTCGCCCGGCGTGACGTTCCTGGTCGCTTCGGTGTCGATCGGACCCGGCGCTATCGCGTTGATGCGGATGTTCATTCCGCCGAGCTCACGCGAAAGCTGTTGGGTCAGACCGTTGACGCCCACCTTGGCAAGTCCGTAGAAGTTCGAGTACAGCCACGCCGCGGTTGAGGACTGATTCACGATCGCGCCACCGCCGCGCTTGGCCATCTTCTTGTACACCGCGCGGGTGCACAGCAGCACACCGTCGTGGTTGACGCCCATGAACTTCTTGTAGTAGTCCAACGGCACGGTCAGCAACAGGTCGAGTTTCATGCCGCCGTAGATCGCGGCGTTGTTTACCAGGTAGTCAATGCCACCGAATTCGCTGACGGTGCGACCAGCCATGGCCTGTGCCGACTCCTCGTCGGAAACATCAACGGGCACATGGATTGCCGTGCCGCCGTCGGCGACGATCTGTTTGGCTGCCGACTCGGCAGCATCGGCATTGATATCGGCCACGACCACTGACGCGCCTGCGCGAGCCAGGGCCTCAGCATACGCCCGGCCGATACCCTGCGCAGCCCCCGTGACGATAGCCACCTTGCCGTCGAATTGTGCCACACCGCTCTCCATCTAATTTGCTGCCACCGCAACGAGTTTGGTTTCCAGGTACTCTTCGAATCCGGCAAGCCCCATCTCGCGACCGTTGCCGGATTGCTTGTAACCCCCGAACGGCGCATCAGCGGAATACCAGACACCACCGTTGACGTTGACGGTGCCCACCCGCAGCCGCGCCGCCACCCCCGCGGCCCGGTCCGGGTCAGCGCTATACACGGTGCCCGACAAACCGTACGGCGAATCGTTGGCGATCCGAATGGCGTCATCGTCGCCGTCGTGAGCGATCACCGTGAGCACCGGCCCGAAGATTTCCTCCCTGGCCGGCCGGGCGTCGTTGCTCAGCCCCGCGATCACGGTGGGCTCGATGAAGAAACCGACATCCCTGTCGGCCGGTCGACCACCACCGCAGGCGAACGTCCCGCCTTCGGCGATCGCTAGGTCGAGGTAGCCCTGTACCCGGTCCCGCTGGCGCGCCGAAATCAACGGTCCGCAAACGGTTCCCGGATCGTTGGGATCGCCGGGCTTGATCGACGACATGGTGCCCGCGGCGACGGCGACAGCCTCGTCGTAGCGGGCGCGCGGTACCACCAGCCGGGTGGTGATCGCACAACCCTGCCCGGCGTGCACGGCCGCGGTGAAAGCCGACACCCCACTGGCGGCGGCGAGGTCGGCGTCGTCGAGCACAACGAAAGCCGATTTGCCACCCAGCTCGAGGAACACCTTCTTGACGGTGGCGGCGGCATCGGCCATCACGCTGCGTCCGGTCGCCGTGGAGCCGGTGAACGAAACCATATCTACCCGAGGGTCTTTCGCCAACAAAGCCCCGAGGCTGTGGTCGCTGGAGGTGACGATGTTGACGACACCGGGCGGGAAATCGGTGTGCTCGGCGATGATTTCGCCGAGCACGGCCGCACACCACGGTGTGTCCGGCGCCGGCTTCAGGACGATGGTGTTACCCGCGGCCAGGGCGGGGCCCAGCTTGGCGAGATTGATCTGGTGCGGGAAGTTCCACGGTGTGATGGCGCCGACGACACCGACGGCTTCCCGGGCGATGGTGCGCCGGGTGGGGATTCCCATCGGCGACGCCTGACCAAGGTCCTGGTTCCACACATAGGACTCGGCGGTGTCTGCCGCGAACGCCAGGTCATTGACCGGGCCTTCCAATTGGGCGGCGGCGGTGAGCATCCGCGGTGCACCGACCTCTGCGATGGTCAATTCTCGCAGTTCTTCGATGTGGTGCTGCAGCGCGTCGCGCAGCTGCCGCACACACCGCACTCGCAACTCGGTGTTGCGCGACCAGTCGGTCTCGTCGAAGGCCCGTCGCGCCGCCTCGATGGCGCGGCCCATGTCCTCCGCGTCAGCGTCGGCGGCCAGACCCAGCACCTCCTCGGTGGCCGGGTTGATCGTCGGGAAGGTTCCCGCGCTGCCTTCCGACAGCTTGCCGTCGATGAAGAGTGCGCTCACGCCATTGGCCAATAGCGAGCTGTCGGCCATCTACCACTCCCGCCTGCCGCGCTTGTTATGCAAATGCTCAATAGTGGACAGCTGTCCGATATATCTTTCTCGAACCATAACTGTCGGAGCGCAACGGGTGCAACCTCCGATCTCGTCCGGCGCGCCGCGTCGCCATAAAGTTCGATATTAAGCTGCTTATTCGCAAGCCGTACTTGCCTCACGTCGCAACCATCATCTAGCTTGGACATGTGTCCAGCGATGCACTGGCTTCGGTCATACCCGACACCGGGCAAACACCACGCAACCGCCGCCAGGAGGAAACCTTCCGCAAGGTGCTGGCGGCCGGCATGGAGACCCTGCGGGAGAACTCCTACGCCGACCTGACCGTCCGCATGGTGGCGGCGCGTGCCAAAGTGGCTCCGGCGACGGCTTATACGTATTTCTCGTCGAAGAACCATCTGATCGCCGAGGTGTATCTCGATCTCGTCCGGCAAGTCCCGTTCTTCACCGACGTCAACGACCCGCTGCCCACCCGAGTAGAGCAGGCGCTACGGCATCTGGCCCTGGTGGTCGCCGACGAACCCGAGGTCGGCGCGGCGTGCACCGCTGCGTTGCTCGGCGGTAGCGCCGACCCCGCGGTGCGCGCGGTGCGTGACCGGATCGGCGCGGAGATACATCGCCGCATCGCATCGGCGATCGGTCCGGGGGCCATACCCGACACGGTTTCGGCGCTGGAGATGGCGTTTTTCGGCGCACTGGTACAGGCCGGCAGCGGACAGTTCACCTATCACGAGATCGCCGACCGGCTGACCGACGTCGTCGGCCTCATCCTTGCCGGTGCTGAAAGGGCCGGTGTGACATGACTGTCCGCGTCGACGACCCGGAGCTGGTCTTGGATCCCTACGACTACGACTTCCATGAAGATCCATACCCGTACTACCGGCGGCTGCGCGACGAAGCCCCGCTGTACCACAACGAGCAGCTGAAGTTCTGGGCGTTGTCGCGCCACCAAGACGTACTGCAGGGCTTTCGCAACAGTACCTCGCTATCGAATGTGTATGGCGTATCGCTAGATCCGTCCTCGCGTACCTCCGAGGCGTATCGGGTGATGTCGATGCTGGCTATGGATGATCCCGCGCATTTGCGACTGCGCGCATTGGTGTCCAAAGGATTCACCCCCCGCCGGATCCGCGAACTCGAGCCGCAGGTGCTCGAATTGGCCCGCACTCACCTGGATTCGGCCCTGCAGAGTGAAACTTTCGATTTCGTAGCGGAATTCGCCGGCAAGCTGCCCATGGACGTCATCTCTGAGCTGATGGGCGTTCCCGAACCCGACCGGGCCCGCATTCGCGAACTGGCCGACGGCGTGCTGCACCGTGAGGACGGGGTGGCCGATGTTCCGCCGTCGGCCATGCAGGCATCCGTGGACTTGATGCGGTATTACGTCGATCTGATCGCGGAGTTCCGTAGGCATCCGGCCGACAATCTGACCTCGGCGTTACTTGAGGCCGAGATCGACGGTGACAAGCTCACCAACGACGAGATCATGGCGTTCCTGTTCCTCATGGTGATCGCCGGCAATGAGACCACCACCAAGCTGTTGGCCAACGCCGCGTACTGGGGAGCCCGCAATCCCGACCAGCTGGCCGGGGTGTTCGCCGATCACTCGCGAATTCCGTTGTGGGTCGAAGAAACCCTGCGCTACGACACATCGAGCCAGATCCTGGCCCGCACCGTCGCACAAGACCTCACGTTGTACGACACCACGTTGCGCCAAGGTGACGTATTACTGCTGCTTCCGGGATCGGCTAACCGTGACGACAGGGTTTTCGACCACCCCGACGAATACCGGATCGGCCGCGAAATAGGTTCGAAACTAGTCAGTTTCGGCAGCGGTGCGCACTTCTGCCTGGGCGCGCATCTGGCTCGCATGGAAGCCCGAGTGGCGCTGAGCGAACTATTCAGCCGGATCCGCGGCTACGAGGTGGACGAAGACAACGCGATACGCGTGCACTCCAGCAATGTGCGCGGATTCGCCAATCTTCCAATCACGGTGGAGACCACATAAATGCCTCGCTTCGAACCTCATCCCGCCCGTCGACCCGCGATCGTTGCCGGCGCGTCGTCGGGCATCGGCGCGGCCACCGCGATCGAGCTTGCCGCCCACGGCTTTCCGGTGGCCTTAGGCGCACGCCGCGTCGAGAAGTGCCAGGAGATTGCCGAGAAGATCATCGCTGACGGCGGCGAGGCGATCGCCCTGCCGCTCGACGTAACCGACCCCGACTCCGTCAAAGGCTTTGCACACCAGGCCACCGAGCGGCTCGGCGATATCGAGGTTCTCGTCACCGGCGCCGGCGACACCTTCTTCGGACGGCTGCACGAGATGGACACCGAAGCCTTTGAATCTCAGATCCAGATCCACTTGATCGGCGCCAACAGATTGACCACCGCGGTGCTTGGCGGCATGGTCGAGCGCCAGCGGGGCGACCTGATCTTCGTGGGCTCCGACGTCGCGCTGCGGCAGCGCCCGCACATGGGGGCCTACGGCGCCGCAAAGGCCGCACTGGTAGCGATGGTGACCAATCTGCAGATGGAACTCGAAGGCACCGGAGTTCGCGCGTCGATCGTGCACCCGGGCCCCACCAAGACCGGAATGGGCTGGAACCTGCCGCTTGAGTCGGTCGGACCCGCCCTGGAGGACTGGGCCAAGTGGGGCCAGGCGCGCCACAATTACTTCCTTCGAGCGTCCGACCTCGCCCGGGCGATCACGTTCGTCGCCGAGACGCCCCGCGGGGGATTCATCGCCAGCATGGAGCTGCAGCCCGAAGCGCCGTTGGCCGAGACGAAGGAACGCCAGCAACTCAAGGTCGACGAGAAGGCGCTGAAGAAATCGTGACCACACCGATGGTGCCGCGGGTGTCCGGCGGCCACGAAGAACACGGACACCTCGAAGAGTTCCGCACCGATCCGATCGGGCTCATGCAGCGGGTCCGCGACGAGTGCGGTGACGTCGGATGGTTCCAGCTGGCCGACAAACACGTCATCCTGCTATCCGGCGCCGGCGCCAACGAGTTCTTTTTCCGATCCGCCGACGAGGATCTGGACCAGGCCGAGGCCTACCCATTCATGACGCCGATCTTCGGCAAGGGTGTGGTTTTCGACGCTAGTCCGGAGCGGCGCAAGGAGATGCTGCACAACTCGGCGCTGCGTGGCGAGCAGATGAAGGGCCACGCGGCCACCATCGAGGGCGAAGTCAAGCGGATGGTGGCCGACTGGGGCACCGAAGGCGAAATCGACCTGCTCGACTTCTTCGCCGAATTGACCATCTATACCTCGACGGCCTGCCTGATCGGTCTGAAGTTCCGCAACCAGCTCGACTCCCGGTTCGCGCACTACTACCACGAACTGGAGCGCGGCACCGACCCGCTGTGCTACGTCGACCCGTACCTACCGATCGAAAGCTTTCAGCGGCGCGACCAAGCCCGCGACGATCTGGTGGCGTTGGTGCAGGACATCATGCACCAGCGGCTCGCAAATCCGCCCCGGGACAAGAGTGATCGCGACATGCTCGACGTGTTGGTGTCGATCAAGGACGAAGCGGGCAATCCCCGGTTCTCCGCCGACGAGGTCACCGGAATGTTCATCTCGCTGATGTTCGCCGGACACCACACCAGCTCGGGCACGTCGGCGTGGACGTTGATCGAGCTGATCCGCCACCCCGAGGTCTACGCCGAGGTGCTCGCCGAGCTCGAGGAGCTCTACGCCGACGGCCAGGAGGTGAGTTTCCATGCGCTGCGCCAGATTCCGAAGCTGGACAACGTGGTCAAGGAGACCTTGCGGCTGCACCCGCCGCTTATCATCCTGATGCGGGTGGCCAAGGGCGAGTTTGAGGTCGAGGGCTTCGGAATCCACGACGGGGATTACGTGGCCGCGTCCCCGGCAATCTCGAACCGAATTCCGGAGGACTTTCCCGACCCCGACGCGTTCAACCCGGACCGCTACAACAAACCCGAGCAGGCCGACATCGCCAACCGATGGACGTGGATTCCCTTTGGCGCGGGCCGACACCGTTGCGTCGGAGCGGCTTTCGCGACCATGCAGATCAAGGCCATCTTCTCGGTGTTGTTGCGCGAGTATGAATTTGAGATGGCTCAGCCCGCCGACAGCTACCGCAACGACCATTCGAAGATGGTCGTGCAGCTGGCCAGGCCGGCCAAAGTCCGCTATCGCAAACGCAGCGCTTGAGGATCGACATGGGCTCGCGGGGCTTCAAAGTCGAAGCAGACCTGGAATTGTGTCAGGGCCATGCCATGTGCCAACTCGAGGCACCGGACTTTTTTCGGGTGCCCAAGCGGGGCAAGGTTGAGATCGTCGACCCCGAACCGCCCGAAGAAGCCCGCGACGACATCGAGCGTGCGGTCGAAAGTTGCCCTACCCAAGCACTATTCATTAAAGAGAAAGAAGATTGATCATGGCGTCACTCCCCCGCGAGGAACTGGAGGCTTGGGTCGAGCGCTGGCTGGAAGCCAACCGGGTTGCCGAGCGCGAAGGCGACTGGAAGCGGCTGGCAGAGTTCTACGCCGAAGACGCAACCTACGGCTGGAACATCGGCCCCAAGGAAGACGTGATGTGCGTCGGTATCGACGAGATCCGCGACATCGCCCTCGGCCTGGAGATGGAGGGCCTGGAGAACTGGCAGTACCCGTATCAGAAGGTCATCATCGACGACAAGCAGGGCGAGATCGTCGGCTTTTGGAAGCAGGTCGCCACCGACTCCGACGGCACGCAGTCCGAGATCTACGGCATCGGAGGCAGCTGGTTCCGCATCAACGCCGACGCCAAGATCGAGTGGCAGCGAGATTTCTTCGACTTCGGCCACGTCCAGTCGCTCTACCTGGACCTGATGAAGGCGGGCAAGCTGTCCAAGGGCATGCAAAAGCGAATCGAGCGCAGCCTTGCGGGGGAGAAACTGCCTGGTTACTACCCCCTGGGTAAGGCCCCGGTACCCATCTGGTGAGCCCACCAGGACAGCCAACCAAGCATTTGTTTTGTTGCACACGCTATGCTGACGCAAAATGGAGTGTCTGTGGCACTCGTCACTACGCTGTCGGGCATGACGGAGCCCGGCAGCTCTGATCAGTTCAAAGGCGAAATGGGGTCAGGTACAACGTGAAGACAAAAGGCGCGCTGCTCTGGGAGTTCAACCAGCCCTGGTCCATCGAGGAAATCGAGATTGGCGACCCCGTTAAGGACGAGGTCAAGATCCAGATGGAAGCGGCGGGCATGTGCCACTCCGACCACCATCTGGTCACCGGTGGCATCCCAATGCTGGGCTTCCCGGTGCTCGGCGGACATGAGGGCGCGGGCATCGTCACCGAAGTTGGACCCGGCGTGGAGGACATCGCCCCGGGCGACCACGTGGTGTTGTCGTTCATCCCGTCCTGTGGGAACTGTGCAACATGTCAGGCGGGCATGCGCAACCTGTGCGACCTGGGCGCGGGGTTGTTGAACGGCGCAGCGGTCTCCGACGGCACCTTCCGCATCCAGGCCCGCGGCCAGAACGTCTACCCGATGACCCTGCTGGGCACCTTCTCGCCGTACATGGTGGTGCACCGCAGCTCGGTGGTGAAGATCGACCCGTCGGTGCCCTTCGAGGTCGCCTGCCTGGTCGGCTGCGGCGTAACCACCGGCTACGGCTCGGCGGTCCGCACCGCCGACATCCGCCCCGGTGACGACGTCGCCATCGTCGGCGTCGGGGGAGTCGGCATGGCTGCGTTGCAGGGCGCGGTCAACGCCGGTGCGCGCTTCATCTTCGCGATCGACCCGGTGGAATGGAAGCGCGACCAGGCCCTCAAATTCGGCGCCACCCACGTCTACCCCGATATCGACGCGGCGCTGGCGGGCATCGCCGAGGTCACCTACGGCTTGATGGCCCATAAGGTGATTCTCACCGTCGGCGAACTCAAGGGCTCCGACATGGAGGCTTACCTGACCATTACCGCCAAGGGCGGCACCTGCGTGGTGACGGCGATCGGCAGCCTGCTCGACACCCAGGTAAACCTCAACCTGGCGATGTTGACCCTGATGCAGAAGAACTTGCAGGGCACCATCTTCGGCGGCGGCAATCCGCAGTACGACATCCCGAAGCTGTTGTCCATGTATAAGGCGGGCAAACTGAACCTGGACGACATGGTCACCACTGCCTACAAACTTGAGCAGATCAACGACGGCTATCAGGACATGCTGGACGGCAAGAACATTCGCGGAGTGATCCGGTACACGGACGCTGACAGGTAAGCGGCGCCCGGTCCATCAGTGACCCGCTTTCCGCACCTGTCGGCGCCGGGACGGATCGGCGCCATGACGGTGCGCAACCGCGTGGTCATGGCTCCCATGGAGACGATGTACGGCACCCCGGACGGGCTGCCGTCGGCGCGGACCCGTGACTATTTCGCCGCCCGCGCATCTGGTGGTGTCGGGCTAATCACGTTGGGCGCCACTGGAGTCGACAATCAGCACCCGGAGACACCCGGTGGCCTGCATCTGGCCACCGACGCTGCCGTCGATGCGCACCGCGCTCTGGTCGACGTGGTGCACGAACATGGCGCCAAGATCCAGCCGCAGATTGTGCACGCCGGACCCGACGGCCTGGGACCGGAGATATTCGGTGTCACGTCGCTGGGGCCGTCGGTGATTCCGTCGTATCTGACCGGGCGTCCGTCGGCCGAGATCACCGCCCAGCAACTGGCATGCGTAATGGACTTGTTCAAGGCCGCGGCGCGGCGCGCGGCCGAGGCCGGCTACGACGGTATCGAGCTGCACGCGGCGCATGGCTACATGCTGCTCGGGTCTTTCCTTGCCCCACAGCGCAATCGGCGTACCGACGACTACGGGGGATCGTCACGACGGCGGATGCGGGTGGTGTTGGAGACGCTGACCGCCATTCGATCCGAAATCGGCGACGCGATCCCGATCACGTTGCGCATCTCGGGGTACGAACGCGTTGCCGGGGGCCGACCGATCTACGAAACCGCCTTAGTCGCGCCCGAACTCGTCGCCGCCGGGGTTTCCGCGTTCCATGTCAGCGGCGGCGTCATCGATCGCCTCGTCACCGGCATGGTCAACGGCGCCGACGACGGCGACGAGCTCAACGTGGGCGCCGCGGCCGCCGTCAAGCAGGTGGTCGATGTGCCGGTGATCGCTGTCGGCCGGATCCACGACCCCACCAGGGCCGAGCGAATCCTGGCCGACGGGCGCGCGGACTTCATCGCGATGGGACGGCCGCTGCTGGCCGACCCCGACCTGCCGCGCAAACTGTGGTCCGGACAGGCACACCGGGTCCGCAAGTGCATCTCGTGTGAAAACTGCATCGACGCGATGGAACAACGCTTCTCGGTGGACTGCGCGGTCAATCCCCGCACCGGCAAGGAGCGGGCGCTGGCGGGAGGTCGCGCTGTGCACGCCAAACGGGTGGTGATCGTCGGCGGTGGTCCCGCCGGACTGGAGGCCGCACGCGTGGCCGCCGAACGCGGCCACCAGGTAACGCTCTTCGAGCGTGGCGGGCAACTGGGCGGCGCGCTGCGCTGGGCGTGCGTGCTGCATCCGGAAAACCAGCCGTTCCTGCGGTACCTGCGCGACGAGATCCGGGTGAGCACTGCGAAAGTGCTTTTAGATCACCGTGTTTCAGCAGAGGACGTCGTGGCAACAGCGCCTGACGCTGTCGTGGTAGCCACTGGTGGCCGTGTTACGGTGCCCGAGATTCCCGGTGCTGACCTGCCACACGTCCGCACCGGGCCTGGGCTGCGTGAATTGCTCGATGGCCAGCTGTTCGCCGGCTGGCGACAGCGGTTGGTGCGCCCGGGTCCGGTTCGGCTGGCCACACGGGTATGGATGCCGGTCGGGCGACGCATCACCATTATTGGCGGCGACCTCGTCGCCCTGGAGCTCGCCGAGTTTCTGGCCAGCCGCGGCCGCTTGGTGTCGATACTCGAGGCCGGCAGGGATATCGCCCCGGAAGTGGGCAACAAACGCAAGACCGAACACATGAACCGGCTGGACCACCTCGGCGTTGCCGTTCACGTTCGTGCCGCCGTCGAACGGATCACGCGCGAAGCCGTGGTGTTCACCCCCGCCAGCGGCACCAGCCGCGAATTAGCCGCCGACAGTGTGGTGATCGCCGGAACGGTTGAGCCTGATACATCCCTGTTCGACGAGCTGATAGCCGCATTGCCCGAAACCCAAGTGCACGCCGCCGGCGACTGCAGCGGCCTGGGCCTGATCCGCAAAGCCACCGAAGACGGCGCCCGCGCCGCGTGCGCCATTTAACGACAGGAGATAACCATGACCCAGACAGCCCAATCACCCGCACTCGCCGCATCGCAGTCCTCGTGGCGCTGCGTGCAAGCCCACGACCGCGAGGGCTGGTTGGCGCTGATGGCCGACGACGTCGTCATCGAGGACCCGATCGGCAAGTCCGTCACGAATCCGGACGGTACCGGGGTGAAGGGCAAGGACGGGGTCGCCAGCTTCTACGACACCAACATCGCGGCCAACCAGCTGACGATCACCTGCGAGGAGACCTTCCCGTCCAGCTCACCCAACGAGATCGCCCATATCTTGGTGTTGGACAGCAGGTTTGAGGGTGGGTTCACCAGTTCTGTCCGCGGGGTGTTCACCTATCGCGTCAACGACGCCGGGTTGATCACGAGTATGCGCGGGTACTGGAACCTCGAGACGATGACGTTCGGCAAGCAGGAGTGAGGCCTCAGCCGATACGGCCCAGCCCGGTGATGTTGCCCTGCATGATCTTGTTGTCCATCAACACCATGGTGGCGGTCTGAATCGGGTCGCTGAGGATGCTGGCCGATTTTGGTTGCTGCAGTATCACTTCTCCCGAGGTGGGATCAAGGACGGCGAAAGAAAAGATGTCAGCCGGTGTCGTTGTGTCGAATCCGAAGCGGGTGATGGTGTAGATCAGGCCGTCCCCGATGGACAGGTGCGGTAACGCGGCACTGCGAATGTTACTGTCCCACACGGTATGACAGCCCGGGTTGTCGACGTCCACCCTGGTCATCCCCCCGATGAATGGGGCCGTCGGCGGAACGGCCGGTCCGGCGTCCGGCGGAACCGCCGGATAGGGGTAGCCGTAGGTGCTGGCGATGAACATGGTGCTGCCCACCCCGATCGGGGAGTTCTCACTACCGGGCCCACCCTTGGTCAGGACCGGTTGCTGGCAGATCAGGTTGCCGGTGCCGGACTCGTAGACAAGCGCATGCACCACCGGGTCGGCGTTGTCGACGATGGTCAGGTAATCGGCGCCGGTAGGGCCGAAATACGTTGGGGTAGAACCTGTTCCCCAACTCAGTTGTCCCGGCTTGCGCGCCGGGCCGCGGTCGTAGGCCTGGCGCCATAGGATCTGCGGGTTGCCACCGCCGTCGAGATTCAGCTCGTAGAGGGCAAAGGTGGTGGCCACCCCGACACGATTGGCGGGTGACGACGAGATGCTGTTCGCCACCTGTTCGCCGGGGTCCAGCTGTACGCCGGCAACCCCGCCGCCGACCTTTGACACTCCCACTACCCCGGTGCCGGTGGCGAACCAGACGTTGCCCGCATAGTCGGGTACCACGCCGACGGATTGGTCGCCGGGCGGTATCACGCTGGATACATCGATGGACTCGGCGACGGCCAGGT is a genomic window containing:
- a CDS encoding TetR/AcrR family transcriptional regulator; this translates as MSSDALASVIPDTGQTPRNRRQEETFRKVLAAGMETLRENSYADLTVRMVAARAKVAPATAYTYFSSKNHLIAEVYLDLVRQVPFFTDVNDPLPTRVEQALRHLALVVADEPEVGAACTAALLGGSADPAVRAVRDRIGAEIHRRIASAIGPGAIPDTVSALEMAFFGALVQAGSGQFTYHEIADRLTDVVGLILAGAERAGVT
- a CDS encoding cytochrome P450, which gives rise to MVPRVSGGHEEHGHLEEFRTDPIGLMQRVRDECGDVGWFQLADKHVILLSGAGANEFFFRSADEDLDQAEAYPFMTPIFGKGVVFDASPERRKEMLHNSALRGEQMKGHAATIEGEVKRMVADWGTEGEIDLLDFFAELTIYTSTACLIGLKFRNQLDSRFAHYYHELERGTDPLCYVDPYLPIESFQRRDQARDDLVALVQDIMHQRLANPPRDKSDRDMLDVLVSIKDEAGNPRFSADEVTGMFISLMFAGHHTSSGTSAWTLIELIRHPEVYAEVLAELEELYADGQEVSFHALRQIPKLDNVVKETLRLHPPLIILMRVAKGEFEVEGFGIHDGDYVAASPAISNRIPEDFPDPDAFNPDRYNKPEQADIANRWTWIPFGAGRHRCVGAAFATMQIKAIFSVLLREYEFEMAQPADSYRNDHSKMVVQLARPAKVRYRKRSA
- a CDS encoding nuclear transport factor 2 family protein, with translation MASLPREELEAWVERWLEANRVAEREGDWKRLAEFYAEDATYGWNIGPKEDVMCVGIDEIRDIALGLEMEGLENWQYPYQKVIIDDKQGEIVGFWKQVATDSDGTQSEIYGIGGSWFRINADAKIEWQRDFFDFGHVQSLYLDLMKAGKLSKGMQKRIERSLAGEKLPGYYPLGKAPVPIW
- a CDS encoding aldehyde dehydrogenase → MADSSLLANGVSALFIDGKLSEGSAGTFPTINPATEEVLGLAADADAEDMGRAIEAARRAFDETDWSRNTELRVRCVRQLRDALQHHIEELRELTIAEVGAPRMLTAAAQLEGPVNDLAFAADTAESYVWNQDLGQASPMGIPTRRTIAREAVGVVGAITPWNFPHQINLAKLGPALAAGNTIVLKPAPDTPWCAAVLGEIIAEHTDFPPGVVNIVTSSDHSLGALLAKDPRVDMVSFTGSTATGRSVMADAAATVKKVFLELGGKSAFVVLDDADLAAASGVSAFTAAVHAGQGCAITTRLVVPRARYDEAVAVAAGTMSSIKPGDPNDPGTVCGPLISARQRDRVQGYLDLAIAEGGTFACGGGRPADRDVGFFIEPTVIAGLSNDARPAREEIFGPVLTVIAHDGDDDAIRIANDSPYGLSGTVYSADPDRAAGVAARLRVGTVNVNGGVWYSADAPFGGYKQSGNGREMGLAGFEEYLETKLVAVAAN
- a CDS encoding uridylate kinase, with amino-acid sequence MATAGDDAERSDEEERRKWPAPATMQNEVMRRSGANG
- a CDS encoding ferredoxin; translated protein: MGSRGFKVEADLELCQGHAMCQLEAPDFFRVPKRGKVEIVDPEPPEEARDDIERAVESCPTQALFIKEKED
- a CDS encoding SDR family oxidoreductase, which produces MAQFDGKVAIVTGAAQGIGRAYAEALARAGASVVVADINADAAESAAKQIVADGGTAIHVPVDVSDEESAQAMAGRTVSEFGGIDYLVNNAAIYGGMKLDLLLTVPLDYYKKFMGVNHDGVLLCTRAVYKKMAKRGGGAIVNQSSTAAWLYSNFYGLAKVGVNGLTQQLSRELGGMNIRINAIAPGPIDTEATRNVTPGEFVKDMVKQMPLSRMGTPDDLVGMCLFLLSDQASWITGQIFNVDGGQIIRS
- a CDS encoding NAD(P)-dependent oxidoreductase, which translates into the protein MAEGLKLGYIGLGNQGAPMAKRYLDWPGGLTVFDMRAEAMTPFVDGGATAAGSVAEVADADVISITVFDDAQVRQVITGDDGLAAHAKPGTIIAIHSTISDTTAVELAREFQPQGIHIVDAPVSGGAGAAANGDLATMVGADDETFQRIKEPFSRWASVVIHAGEPGAGTRMKLARNMLTFISYAAAAEAERLAEASGLSLRALAKVVRHTDSRTGGASAIMFRQTTAPMEPDDPLRPLLEHTRELGEKDLSLALALGESVSVDLPLARVALQRLAYGLGVPRTDMPKET
- a CDS encoding SDR family oxidoreductase yields the protein MPRFEPHPARRPAIVAGASSGIGAATAIELAAHGFPVALGARRVEKCQEIAEKIIADGGEAIALPLDVTDPDSVKGFAHQATERLGDIEVLVTGAGDTFFGRLHEMDTEAFESQIQIHLIGANRLTTAVLGGMVERQRGDLIFVGSDVALRQRPHMGAYGAAKAALVAMVTNLQMELEGTGVRASIVHPGPTKTGMGWNLPLESVGPALEDWAKWGQARHNYFLRASDLARAITFVAETPRGGFIASMELQPEAPLAETKERQQLKVDEKALKKS
- a CDS encoding cytochrome P450, producing MTVRVDDPELVLDPYDYDFHEDPYPYYRRLRDEAPLYHNEQLKFWALSRHQDVLQGFRNSTSLSNVYGVSLDPSSRTSEAYRVMSMLAMDDPAHLRLRALVSKGFTPRRIRELEPQVLELARTHLDSALQSETFDFVAEFAGKLPMDVISELMGVPEPDRARIRELADGVLHREDGVADVPPSAMQASVDLMRYYVDLIAEFRRHPADNLTSALLEAEIDGDKLTNDEIMAFLFLMVIAGNETTTKLLANAAYWGARNPDQLAGVFADHSRIPLWVEETLRYDTSSQILARTVAQDLTLYDTTLRQGDVLLLLPGSANRDDRVFDHPDEYRIGREIGSKLVSFGSGAHFCLGAHLARMEARVALSELFSRIRGYEVDEDNAIRVHSSNVRGFANLPITVETT